A single genomic interval of Shewanella psychropiezotolerans harbors:
- a CDS encoding M28 family peptidase codes for MNRHSFTAKRIVSVLLVTGTLACVLFATSSRAQSTAPTVAPSQEDMRLYDIATAPSADRLRSDVEKLVNFGTRHTLSETESDTQGVGAARRWIKNEFERISADCGGCLEVITLSDTVTGKRIPHATEVVNVIAIQRGTLEPKRVVMMSGDIDSRVTDVMDSTSISPGANDNASGVAGAIEAARVLSKYQFAGTIIYAALSGEEQGLYGGAALAQYAKDQHWQVQAVLNNDMIGNIEGINGVINNHTVRVFSEGVRIAETAEEAKQRYFSGGENDSASRNLARKIKTLADQYMTNLDVMMVYRLDRFGRGGHHLPFNKAGFPAVRIMETNENYNRQHQDIRVENGIAYGDVIEGVDFNFNAKLTALNAISLASMAWAPAPPASVTIEGKVSASTTLKWQHNTEQNNVIGYRVYWRLTTESEWKHSRYVGKVNSFKLENMVIDNYLYGVASVSANGNTSPVVFPGAAGAF; via the coding sequence ATGAATCGCCACTCATTCACAGCTAAACGCATTGTTTCCGTGCTGCTAGTGACTGGTACACTCGCCTGTGTATTATTCGCCACCAGCAGTCGTGCGCAGAGTACGGCGCCAACTGTGGCGCCTTCTCAGGAAGATATGCGCCTCTATGATATTGCCACGGCGCCAAGCGCCGACAGGCTGCGCAGTGATGTCGAGAAGTTGGTGAACTTCGGCACCCGCCACACCTTGTCAGAGACAGAGTCTGATACCCAGGGCGTAGGCGCGGCCAGACGTTGGATTAAAAATGAGTTTGAACGCATATCCGCTGACTGCGGCGGCTGTCTGGAGGTGATAACTTTATCCGATACCGTCACTGGCAAACGTATCCCTCATGCTACTGAAGTCGTCAATGTCATTGCCATCCAGCGCGGTACGCTCGAGCCTAAGCGCGTGGTGATGATGAGCGGCGATATCGATTCTCGCGTCACAGATGTGATGGACTCAACCTCTATATCACCCGGTGCCAACGATAATGCATCCGGTGTTGCCGGAGCCATCGAAGCCGCCCGGGTACTGTCTAAATATCAGTTTGCAGGCACTATTATCTATGCCGCGCTATCTGGCGAAGAACAAGGCCTCTATGGCGGCGCAGCGCTTGCTCAATACGCCAAAGATCAGCACTGGCAGGTACAAGCGGTACTAAACAACGACATGATAGGTAACATCGAAGGCATCAATGGCGTCATCAACAACCACACGGTACGGGTTTTCTCTGAAGGGGTTCGCATCGCCGAAACTGCCGAAGAAGCCAAGCAGCGTTATTTCAGCGGCGGCGAAAACGACTCGGCATCCCGCAACCTGGCGCGCAAGATAAAAACCTTGGCCGACCAATACATGACGAATCTCGATGTGATGATGGTTTATCGTTTAGATCGCTTCGGCCGCGGCGGCCATCACCTCCCCTTTAACAAGGCAGGCTTTCCCGCCGTACGCATCATGGAAACCAACGAGAATTACAACCGTCAGCACCAAGATATTCGTGTCGAGAACGGCATAGCCTACGGCGATGTGATTGAAGGGGTGGATTTCAACTTCAATGCCAAGCTCACCGCGCTTAACGCCATCAGCCTGGCATCAATGGCCTGGGCTCCAGCACCACCAGCTTCTGTCACCATAGAAGGGAAAGTCTCCGCCAGCACCACCTTAAAATGGCAGCATAATACTGAGCAAAATAATGTCATCGGTTACCGCGTCTATTGGCGGCTCACTACCGAGTCTGAATGGAAGCACAGTCGATATGTCGGCAAGGTGAATTCATTCAAATTAGAAAACATGGTCATAGATAACTACTTATACGGCGTCGCTAGCGTAAGTGCTAACGGCAACACCAGCCCGGT
- a CDS encoding isocitrate lyase/PEP mutase family protein — translation MELTNMFESHLNTFRKLHSQSSPLMLVNVWDAASAAVVQASGAKALATSSASLAWSLGYADGGELPVDALLLAVANIMRVSQLPVTVDIEDGYSDKPADVASLVTKLVRLGVVGINIEDGDKTPELLVAKITAIRASASCGQVFINARTDVFLRGLADNQEALTMTEARLTRYQAAGANCGFIPGLDSDKAATRLANNLDLPLNFMLAGDHLAVSKRADTLLKFGVTRFSVGPGSFLDAYSTLKRTSKVSEVSCKNTEQCELLNYNEMNTLVMCAR, via the coding sequence ATGGAATTAACGAACATGTTTGAATCTCACCTGAATACTTTTCGCAAGTTACATTCACAGTCATCACCTCTGATGCTCGTCAATGTTTGGGATGCTGCCAGCGCGGCAGTGGTGCAAGCGTCGGGGGCTAAGGCATTGGCGACCAGTAGCGCCTCATTAGCCTGGTCATTAGGTTATGCCGATGGCGGTGAGCTCCCCGTCGATGCATTGCTGCTTGCTGTCGCAAATATCATGCGAGTGAGCCAGCTTCCTGTGACCGTCGATATAGAGGATGGCTATAGTGACAAGCCTGCAGATGTGGCGTCCTTAGTGACTAAGCTAGTGAGATTAGGCGTGGTCGGTATCAACATAGAAGATGGCGATAAAACGCCTGAATTGCTGGTGGCGAAAATAACAGCGATACGGGCATCTGCATCTTGTGGGCAGGTATTTATCAATGCCAGAACCGATGTCTTTCTACGAGGGCTGGCCGATAACCAAGAGGCGCTAACTATGACCGAGGCCCGTTTAACTCGTTATCAGGCCGCTGGTGCTAATTGCGGTTTTATTCCCGGATTAGATTCAGACAAGGCTGCTACACGTTTAGCTAACAATCTGGATTTGCCTTTGAACTTTATGTTGGCTGGTGATCACTTAGCTGTTTCAAAGCGAGCCGATACTCTGCTTAAATTTGGGGTTACCAGATTTAGTGTCGGGCCAGGGAGTTTCCTCGATGCATACTCGACTTTGAAACGTACATCGAAAGTATCTGAGGTCTCTTGTAAGAATACTGAGCAGTGTGAATTACTGAATTATAATGAAATGAATACCTTGGTTATGTGTGCAAGGTAA
- a CDS encoding peptidylprolyl isomerase produces MIIFTTNFGDIEIELDMETAPVSSKNFLKYCEDGFYDGTIFHRVIKGFMIQGGGFTVDMDEKPTRAAIVNEANRGLKNVKGTLAMARTDAPHSATGQFFINLGNNDFLDHTGTTNSGWGYAVFGVVTAGMDVVRKIEKARTTSKMGHDDVPREPIIVEKVTINT; encoded by the coding sequence ATGATTATTTTTACCACCAATTTTGGCGATATTGAGATTGAACTCGATATGGAAACTGCGCCAGTGAGCTCGAAGAACTTCTTGAAATACTGTGAGGACGGTTTCTATGACGGAACCATTTTTCATCGGGTGATCAAGGGATTTATGATCCAAGGTGGTGGTTTTACAGTGGATATGGATGAAAAGCCCACTCGTGCAGCAATTGTCAATGAAGCCAATCGAGGCTTAAAAAATGTTAAAGGCACCTTAGCCATGGCGCGTACCGATGCGCCTCATTCTGCAACGGGTCAATTCTTTATCAATCTTGGTAATAATGATTTTCTCGATCACACTGGTACCACTAATTCTGGCTGGGGTTATGCGGTATTTGGCGTAGTCACTGCTGGCATGGATGTGGTAAGAAAGATAGAGAAGGCCAGAACCACGTCGAAGATGGGGCATGACGATGTGCCGCGCGAGCCTATTATTGTCGAGAAGGTCACGATTAATACTTAG
- a CDS encoding SadB/YajI family lipoprotein, whose product MKYLKLITLIAIMSLSGCAGKPFITPSTQQVIELPQADKAQIIFLNPANSISGAFLVGLYDVKGEDKTFYGMLGSKTMMVQNVEPGHHLFMSHTTLPSVATFLNADVEAGKRYYVLLRFVYGNGFQLRPIKAELDGKFNPEFSPQNPEFDSWLEELKLVDQTEQVSVWYKDYKTNVDEAQAEAWTQWQSKDASQKGQLTLGKDDFLTPKITRL is encoded by the coding sequence ATGAAATACTTGAAGTTGATAACGCTAATCGCGATCATGAGTTTAAGCGGTTGTGCAGGTAAACCATTCATCACACCTTCTACTCAACAAGTTATTGAACTCCCACAAGCCGACAAGGCACAGATCATATTCTTAAACCCCGCTAATAGCATAAGCGGTGCATTTTTGGTTGGCCTATATGATGTAAAAGGCGAGGATAAGACCTTTTATGGCATGTTAGGCTCTAAAACTATGATGGTGCAAAACGTTGAGCCTGGCCATCATCTGTTTATGTCCCATACAACACTGCCATCGGTTGCAACTTTCTTAAATGCAGATGTCGAAGCTGGTAAGCGCTACTATGTTTTGCTGCGCTTTGTTTATGGCAATGGTTTCCAGCTTCGTCCTATCAAGGCTGAGCTTGATGGGAAATTTAATCCTGAGTTTAGTCCACAAAACCCTGAATTCGATTCATGGTTAGAGGAGCTGAAACTCGTAGACCAAACTGAGCAGGTCTCTGTCTGGTATAAGGACTATAAAACTAATGTTGATGAGGCTCAGGCTGAAGCTTGGACTCAGTGGCAGAGCAAAGATGCTAGTCAAAAGGGTCAGCTGACCTTAGGTAAAGATGACTTTTTAACGCCTAAAATCACACGTTTATAA
- a CDS encoding GFA family protein, which translates to MELSCHCGNVKITVTHSPESLTSCNCSTCNRYGSLWGYYTPDQVQLSFITDIAGTSVPATQAYRWGEEYIEFHHCQNCGCLTHYVTTDKVPDAKYGINFRMAPIAQMKDIKVRHFDGADSWKYLD; encoded by the coding sequence ATGGAATTAAGCTGTCATTGCGGCAATGTGAAAATCACAGTGACTCACTCCCCTGAATCACTCACTTCCTGCAACTGCTCCACCTGTAATCGTTATGGTTCACTATGGGGTTACTATACGCCGGACCAAGTTCAACTCTCGTTTATCACAGATATTGCGGGAACGAGTGTGCCGGCCACTCAGGCTTATCGATGGGGAGAGGAGTATATCGAGTTTCATCACTGCCAAAACTGTGGTTGCTTGACCCATTATGTAACGACGGATAAAGTCCCTGATGCTAAATATGGCATTAATTTTCGCATGGCCCCTATCGCTCAGATGAAAGATATCAAGGTAAGGCATTTCGATGGCGCAGATAGCTGGAAGTATTTAGATTAA
- the narL gene encoding two-component system response regulator NarL, producing the protein MTKATILLVDDHPTLRQGLAQLLSLEDDLEVIAQASSGDTAISLAIKHKPNLILLDLNMKGLTGIETLISLRGAGVESKIVIFTVSDNKCDVLQAIRFNTDGYLLKDSEPEELIDKLRQALAGDFVISAPLTQILARSLRNDNKQSEPLDKLTPRELQNLKLIASGKSNKYIANKLDITESTVKVHVKNLLKKLGFKTRIEAALWAVEHKVSH; encoded by the coding sequence CTACGTCAAGGGTTAGCCCAACTTCTCTCACTCGAAGATGATCTTGAGGTAATTGCACAAGCCAGTTCTGGTGATACAGCAATTAGCCTCGCGATTAAGCATAAGCCAAATCTGATTTTGTTAGATCTCAATATGAAAGGTTTAACTGGTATCGAAACTCTCATCTCTCTTAGAGGTGCGGGAGTAGAAAGTAAAATAGTTATATTTACTGTATCAGACAATAAATGCGATGTACTACAGGCTATTCGATTTAATACCGATGGTTATTTGCTAAAAGACTCAGAACCGGAAGAGTTGATTGATAAATTAAGACAAGCATTAGCAGGCGATTTTGTTATCAGTGCACCGCTGACTCAGATCCTGGCGCGTAGCCTAAGAAACGATAATAAACAGAGCGAGCCCTTAGACAAGTTGACCCCAAGAGAGTTACAAAACCTAAAACTTATCGCATCAGGAAAGAGCAATAAATACATCGCTAATAAGCTCGATATCACAGAATCAACGGTGAAAGTACATGTCAAAAACCTTCTGAAAAAGCTGGGTTTTAAAACTCGTATCGAGGCTGCACTATGGGCTGTAGAGCATAAAGTTAGTCATTAA